The Streptomyces sp. NBC_00670 genome window below encodes:
- a CDS encoding WhiB family transcriptional regulator, which yields MDNWRERAACRTEDPDLFFPVGTTGPALLQIEEAKSVCRGCPVRDACLEWALETGQNIGVWGGTTEMERRALKRRRATASRRGGTG from the coding sequence ATGGACAACTGGCGAGAGCGCGCCGCCTGCCGCACCGAGGATCCCGACCTGTTCTTCCCCGTCGGCACGACCGGCCCCGCGCTGCTCCAGATCGAGGAGGCGAAGTCGGTGTGCCGCGGCTGCCCGGTCCGCGACGCGTGCCTGGAGTGGGCGCTGGAGACCGGCCAGAACATCGGTGTCTGGGGCGGCACGACGGAGATGGAACGCCGCGCCCTCAAGCGCCGCCGGGCCACCGCGAGCCGGCGCGGCGGCACCGGCTGA
- a CDS encoding catalase: protein MPDRKDRKDRKVLTNRQGHPVHDNQNQRTVGARGPATLENYQFLEKISHFDRERIPERVVHARGVTAYGYFEAYGAWGDEPIARHTRAKLFQERGKRTDVAVRFSTVIGGRDSSETARDPRGFAVKFYTEDGNWDLVGNNLGVFFIRDAIKFPDVIHALKPDPVTFEQQPRRIFDFMSQTPETMHMLVNVFSPRGIPADYRHMQGFGVNTYKWVNDEGRTVLVKYHWLPKQDVRSMTAEDAAAVQAESLGHATKDLYDAIARGDFPEWELHVQMMDDHDHPELDFDPLDDTKTWPEQEFPPRPVGRMVLDRMPENFFAENEQISFGTGVLVDGLDFSDDKMLVGRTFSYSDTQRYRVGPNYLQLPVNQAKNAEVRTNQRDGQMAYHVDGGGEDPIINYEPSLMGGLREDEYPAHDEQGPEIRGRLTRKRIPRANDYLQAGQRYLLMEEWERDDLVKNFIGQLSQCDRPVQERMVWHFLLVENDLGLRVGEALGITPDDVSALTPLPGQDLTDEDRQRLANLGKNPPRDVQGLTMTHCVPNTRDEASR, encoded by the coding sequence ATGCCGGACCGCAAGGACCGCAAGGACCGCAAGGTACTCACCAACCGCCAGGGCCACCCCGTCCACGACAACCAGAACCAGCGCACGGTGGGCGCCCGCGGCCCCGCGACGCTCGAGAACTACCAGTTCCTGGAGAAGATCAGCCACTTCGACCGCGAACGCATCCCCGAGCGCGTCGTCCACGCCCGCGGCGTCACCGCGTACGGCTACTTCGAGGCGTACGGCGCCTGGGGCGACGAACCCATCGCCCGCCACACCCGCGCCAAACTCTTCCAGGAGCGCGGCAAACGCACCGACGTCGCCGTCCGCTTCTCCACCGTCATCGGCGGCCGGGACTCCTCCGAGACCGCCCGCGACCCCCGCGGCTTCGCCGTGAAGTTCTACACCGAGGACGGAAACTGGGACCTCGTCGGCAACAACCTCGGCGTCTTCTTCATCCGTGACGCCATCAAGTTCCCCGACGTCATCCACGCCCTCAAGCCGGACCCGGTGACCTTCGAGCAGCAGCCCCGCCGCATCTTCGACTTCATGTCGCAGACCCCGGAGACCATGCACATGCTGGTCAACGTGTTCAGTCCGCGCGGCATCCCCGCCGACTACCGCCACATGCAGGGCTTCGGCGTCAACACGTACAAGTGGGTCAACGACGAGGGCCGCACCGTCCTGGTCAAGTACCACTGGCTGCCCAAGCAGGACGTCCGCAGCATGACCGCCGAGGACGCCGCCGCCGTACAGGCCGAGTCCCTCGGCCACGCCACCAAGGACCTGTACGACGCGATCGCGCGCGGCGACTTCCCGGAGTGGGAACTGCACGTCCAGATGATGGACGACCACGACCACCCGGAGCTGGACTTCGACCCGCTGGACGACACCAAGACCTGGCCCGAGCAGGAGTTCCCGCCCCGGCCGGTGGGCCGGATGGTGCTGGACCGGATGCCGGAGAACTTCTTCGCGGAGAACGAGCAGATCTCCTTCGGCACCGGTGTCCTCGTGGACGGCCTGGACTTCTCCGACGACAAGATGCTCGTCGGGCGGACCTTCTCCTACAGCGACACCCAGCGCTACCGGGTCGGCCCCAACTACCTCCAGCTCCCCGTCAACCAGGCGAAGAACGCGGAGGTGCGCACCAACCAGCGCGACGGGCAGATGGCGTACCACGTGGACGGCGGCGGGGAGGATCCGATCATCAACTACGAGCCCTCCCTCATGGGCGGCCTGCGCGAGGACGAGTACCCGGCCCACGACGAGCAGGGCCCCGAGATCCGCGGCCGGCTCACCCGCAAGCGGATCCCGCGCGCCAACGACTACCTCCAGGCGGGCCAGCGGTACCTGCTGATGGAGGAGTGGGAGCGCGACGACCTGGTGAAGAACTTCATCGGCCAGCTCTCCCAGTGCGACCGCCCGGTCCAGGAACGCATGGTCTGGCACTTCCTCCTGGTCGAGAACGACCTCGGCCTCCGCGTCGGCGAGGCCCTGGGCATCACCCCCGACGACGTCAGCGCCCTCACCCCCCTCCCCGGCCAGGACCTCACGGACGAGGACCGGCAACGCCTGGCCAACCTGGGCAAGAACCCACCCCGGGACGTACAGGGCCTCACGATGACCCACTGCGTCCCGAACACCCGCGACGAAGCGTCACGCTGA
- a CDS encoding BON domain-containing protein: MSQPSHWPEDPLNPAHGAGRTSGTGPAPTSSSAGDNVEYRVAHLRDRLAEEELGELGVRAEVRSGSVLVTGTVPSTHCRDTLLRTVRDELAGLEVRCDVVVAENAAPDHAEELS, encoded by the coding sequence ATGAGCCAGCCGAGCCATTGGCCTGAAGATCCCCTCAACCCGGCGCACGGCGCGGGCAGGACGTCCGGCACGGGCCCCGCCCCCACCTCCTCCTCCGCCGGGGACAACGTCGAGTACCGCGTCGCCCATCTGCGCGACCGGCTCGCCGAGGAGGAGCTCGGCGAGCTGGGCGTACGGGCGGAGGTGCGCTCGGGTTCCGTGCTGGTCACCGGCACCGTCCCGTCCACGCACTGCCGGGACACGCTGCTGCGGACCGTCCGTGACGAACTGGCGGGGCTCGAGGTGCGCTGCGACGTCGTGGTGGCCGAGAACGCCGCCCCCGACCATGCGGAGGAACTGTCGTGA
- a CDS encoding metallophosphoesterase family protein, protein MIRLAAVGDIHMGSDSQGLLRPAFETLPDCADLLLLAGDLTRHGTPEEMRVVAREVRDLPVPVVAVLGNHDHHDEQPEKVTEILREAGVRVLEGESTVVECAGSRVGVAGTKGFGGGFVGRSAGEFGEPLMKEFVRATRRSADSLCAALKELAGRGCDVRVALTHYSPVADTLAGEPAEIHPFLGSYLLAEAIDTAGADLAVHGHAHLGTEHGMTAGGVRVRNVAQPVIRRAFNVYQLHTEGAGVAV, encoded by the coding sequence GTGATCCGCCTCGCCGCCGTCGGCGACATCCACATGGGGTCCGACAGCCAGGGCCTGCTCCGGCCCGCGTTCGAGACCCTGCCCGACTGTGCCGATCTGCTGCTGCTCGCCGGGGACCTGACCCGGCACGGCACGCCCGAGGAGATGCGGGTGGTGGCCCGCGAAGTGCGGGACCTGCCCGTGCCGGTGGTCGCGGTGCTCGGCAACCACGACCACCACGACGAGCAGCCCGAGAAGGTCACCGAGATCCTGCGCGAGGCCGGGGTGCGGGTGCTGGAGGGCGAGTCGACGGTCGTCGAGTGCGCGGGCTCGCGGGTCGGTGTGGCCGGTACCAAGGGGTTCGGCGGCGGGTTCGTCGGCCGCAGCGCCGGGGAGTTCGGCGAGCCGCTGATGAAGGAGTTCGTACGGGCCACCCGGCGCAGCGCCGACTCGCTGTGCGCGGCGCTGAAGGAGCTGGCCGGCCGGGGCTGCGACGTACGGGTGGCGCTCACGCACTACTCCCCCGTCGCCGACACGCTGGCCGGGGAGCCCGCGGAGATCCATCCGTTCCTCGGCAGCTATCTGCTGGCGGAGGCGATCGACACGGCCGGCGCCGATCTGGCGGTCCACGGTCACGCGCACCTGGGGACCGAGCACGGTATGACGGCGGGCGGCGTCCGGGTGCGCAACGTGGCGCAGCCGGTGATCCGCCGGGCGTTCAACGTGTACCAGCTGCACACGGAGGGGGCGGGCGTCGCCGTCTGA
- a CDS encoding FUSC family protein, translating to MLDVRILVGNGRKYGGVRDAARPVWSRVLDRLSASDPGLLRLMAGLRTVGSIGLTLAVLASFGATVPHLVGGAMAAMVSTFAIREKERRPQAITLALGLPVALAAVTLASLLQRYVVAGDLFFLLLIFAAVYSRRFGDRGTALGLIGFQLYFVSLFVGATPTALPSLYAAVATAFACSAVVRFGVVRDTPEQVLRRLRGAFRARLAQLIAAQLDLLDAAPDELDAALDDVRRHTARLHESAMLVQGRLEQGTDDQATAALVQRRIAEAEIAAERLGVLLLSARSAERADTLALHLPNAPAPAPGNRLPARGDVTQTLRRDLRALRLLMARPVAADRHSSVAHVRNRLLGYRDEDNVPAGPPAVQDVFRGIGEAAKAVLGLRLALDGPQDESDDTAATTRSREELDAEDAAIAGAEREAEDEEEEARGLKRPTTRAAVQVAVGSALAIAGGEFLSSQRWYWAVLTCWVVFLNTASTGEILVKGYRRVLGTVCGVVAGAGLAGLVGNHTWTAFALVLLFIFAMFYTAPLSYALMSFFVTAMLGLLYTLLHTYSLSVLVLRIEETVLGAVCGIVAAALVLPVQTDRRTDELLATVLVRLADVSEAAVEQLSGGPAVDLLDQARDLDKALDDLRASTKPLTHPITPLRGRRQTARYLVALLETCAYHARSLAATAELVPFSRTIAADPRLKLAGRRISHNIDVLLAQVRDERAVGGEGGGGAPREMESGPSLASLLDPGETRAPRPGSVTHRVLRHLQRLDEGVLGLARPLGVPGPTTAERGARR from the coding sequence ATGCTTGACGTGCGGATCTTGGTCGGCAACGGGAGGAAGTACGGCGGCGTGAGGGATGCGGCACGACCCGTCTGGAGCCGGGTCCTGGATCGGCTCTCGGCGTCCGACCCGGGGCTGCTGCGGCTGATGGCCGGGCTGCGGACGGTGGGCTCGATCGGGCTCACCCTCGCCGTCCTCGCCTCGTTCGGCGCCACGGTCCCGCATCTCGTGGGCGGGGCGATGGCCGCCATGGTGTCCACGTTCGCGATCCGCGAGAAGGAGCGCCGGCCGCAGGCGATCACCCTGGCGCTCGGTCTGCCCGTGGCGCTCGCCGCGGTCACCCTGGCCTCGCTGCTGCAGAGATACGTCGTCGCCGGGGACCTGTTCTTCCTGCTGCTGATCTTCGCGGCGGTCTACAGCCGCCGGTTCGGGGACCGGGGCACGGCGCTGGGGCTGATCGGCTTCCAGCTGTACTTCGTCTCCCTGTTCGTCGGGGCCACGCCGACGGCCCTGCCCTCGCTGTACGCGGCGGTGGCCACGGCGTTCGCGTGCAGCGCGGTGGTGCGGTTCGGCGTCGTACGGGACACGCCCGAGCAGGTGCTGCGGCGGCTGCGCGGGGCCTTCCGGGCGCGGCTCGCCCAGCTGATCGCGGCCCAGCTGGACCTGCTCGACGCGGCGCCCGACGAGCTGGACGCCGCCCTGGACGACGTACGGCGGCACACCGCCCGGCTGCACGAGAGCGCGATGCTCGTCCAGGGGCGGCTGGAGCAGGGCACCGACGACCAGGCCACGGCCGCGCTGGTGCAGCGGCGCATCGCCGAGGCGGAAATCGCCGCCGAGCGGCTCGGCGTGCTGCTGCTCAGCGCGCGCAGCGCCGAGCGGGCCGACACGCTCGCCCTGCACCTGCCGAACGCCCCGGCGCCCGCGCCCGGCAACCGGCTGCCGGCCCGGGGCGACGTCACGCAGACCCTGCGCCGGGACCTGCGGGCGCTGCGACTGCTGATGGCCCGGCCGGTCGCGGCGGACCGGCACAGTTCCGTGGCGCATGTGCGCAACCGGCTGCTCGGCTACCGCGACGAGGACAACGTGCCCGCCGGTCCGCCCGCCGTGCAGGACGTCTTCCGGGGGATCGGCGAGGCCGCCAAGGCCGTGCTCGGTCTGCGGCTGGCGCTGGACGGGCCGCAGGACGAGTCCGACGACACCGCCGCGACCACCCGCTCCCGGGAGGAACTGGACGCCGAGGACGCGGCCATCGCCGGTGCCGAGCGCGAGGCGGAGGACGAGGAGGAAGAGGCGCGGGGGCTGAAGCGGCCCACCACGCGGGCCGCCGTCCAGGTGGCGGTGGGCTCGGCGCTGGCCATCGCGGGCGGCGAGTTCCTCTCCAGCCAGCGCTGGTACTGGGCGGTGCTGACCTGCTGGGTCGTCTTCCTCAACACCGCGTCCACGGGCGAGATCCTGGTCAAGGGCTACCGGCGGGTGCTGGGCACGGTGTGCGGGGTGGTCGCCGGGGCGGGGCTCGCGGGGCTGGTCGGCAACCACACGTGGACCGCGTTCGCCCTGGTGCTGCTGTTCATCTTCGCGATGTTCTACACCGCGCCGCTGTCGTACGCGCTGATGTCGTTCTTCGTGACCGCGATGCTGGGCCTGCTGTACACGCTGCTGCACACCTACAGCCTGTCGGTGCTGGTGCTGCGCATCGAGGAGACGGTGCTGGGCGCGGTGTGCGGGATCGTCGCGGCGGCGCTGGTGCTGCCGGTGCAGACCGACCGGCGTACGGACGAGCTGCTCGCGACGGTGCTGGTGCGGCTGGCCGACGTCAGCGAGGCGGCCGTCGAGCAGCTCAGCGGCGGCCCCGCGGTGGACCTGTTGGACCAGGCGCGCGATCTCGACAAGGCGCTGGACGACCTGCGCGCCTCGACGAAGCCGCTGACGCATCCGATCACCCCGCTGCGCGGACGGCGGCAGACGGCCCGCTATCTGGTGGCGCTGCTGGAGACGTGCGCGTACCACGCGCGGTCGCTGGCGGCGACGGCGGAGCTGGTGCCGTTCAGCCGCACGATCGCGGCGGATCCCCGGCTGAAGCTGGCGGGGCGGCGGATCTCGCACAACATCGACGTGCTGCTCGCGCAGGTGCGGGACGAGCGGGCGGTGGGCGGTGAGGGCGGCGGCGGTGCGCCGAGGGAGATGGAGTCCGGGCCGAGCCTGGCGTCCCTGCTGGACCCGGGCGAGACCCGGGCACCACGCCCGGGCAGCGTCACGCACCGGGTGCTGCGGCACCTGCAGCGGTTGGACGAGGGGGTGCTGGGGCTGGCCCGCCCCCTGGGCGTGCCGGGCCCGACGACGGCGGAGCGCGGGGCACGCCGCTGA
- a CDS encoding nucleotidyltransferase family protein: MTPHADDAAVEDRAGVPGLRLATGGSTARGEDMDARDDQERNLPVDRNQAILEAAKQVGAILKREGHPFALAGSVAVYAHGGTGNLQHDVDFCIRPEDADAVAGTLRAAGLTVFTPPEDWLLKAGCLGQQVDLIFELAHRPVDTELLERAQELSVDSVRMPVLSPTDLLRGLLASFSEHHCDFGAVLPIARILRERVDWELLRRDCGAQPMPAAFFFLLERLEVIAPPHDEPSREQ; the protein is encoded by the coding sequence ATGACGCCGCACGCCGACGACGCCGCTGTCGAGGACCGCGCCGGCGTTCCCGGGCTCCGGCTGGCCACGGGGGGTTCCACCGCCCGGGGTGAGGACATGGACGCACGGGACGACCAGGAAAGAAACCTGCCCGTCGACCGCAACCAGGCGATCCTGGAGGCGGCCAAGCAGGTCGGCGCGATCCTCAAGCGCGAGGGCCACCCGTTCGCCCTGGCCGGCAGCGTGGCGGTGTACGCCCACGGGGGCACCGGCAACCTCCAGCACGACGTCGACTTCTGCATCCGCCCGGAGGACGCCGACGCGGTCGCCGGCACGCTGCGCGCGGCCGGGCTGACCGTCTTCACCCCGCCGGAGGACTGGCTGCTGAAGGCGGGCTGCCTGGGGCAGCAGGTCGACCTGATCTTCGAGCTGGCGCACCGCCCGGTCGACACGGAGCTGCTGGAGCGGGCGCAGGAGCTGTCGGTGGACTCGGTGCGGATGCCGGTGCTCTCCCCCACCGATCTGCTGCGCGGACTGCTGGCCTCCTTCTCCGAACACCACTGCGACTTCGGCGCGGTGCTGCCGATCGCCCGCATCCTGCGTGAGCGGGTCGACTGGGAGCTGCTGCGCCGGGACTGCGGTGCGCAGCCCATGCCCGCGGCGTTCTTCTTCCTCCTGGAACGCCTGGAGGTCATCGCCCCGCCGCACGACGAACCCTCTCGGGAGCAGTGA
- a CDS encoding SpoIIE family protein phosphatase encodes MHGSAEREGPAPGPPGAVLTGAVADALRAVTGFAGGVYLCSGRPGELRLSVLAGLPGPLFRPWWRLTVDRPFPAADAFRTRVPVVLADPTETMRRYPQLAAGLPFRFGSLYVPVTDGARTYGVLTVLRPSASHLTEAMPARDRLAPIADALGAALGGLERDGVRVAWDGEPRCVRPPAVGGGTPGGRVGRFTWDPAGGEVTVDATLRALAGLGADGGVRSAEALAEALAPDDAHLVLAALREAADGPAPPGLLRVRSAEGARRLLELQPHEPAHASPALHEPVHGRPSADEPSPGRPSADEPSPGRPHGASPAAPRIGGLVIDPEPGAAADGAADLLPDGVFAFDRLGLLTYVNPRAAELLGQRRELLLGRQLWEAVPWLDRPVYEDHIRASLLSVEPVHFQVSRPRPDAASGAGTERGRSDGDWLTLSLYPGPDVVTCRVVPLGRVAETTEGAPAPAPADTVTPTHAPTTEAAPSGLPPAVVSTAPVYRPIVLAIALTEALTARQVSEVVMRELLPAFGGGRLAIYLLHEDRHLYLAWEHGFPPKFLRPFEGVALDARLPGVETLTGGRPLFFESMHKLAAAYPGIPLDATEGARAFLPLIASGRPVGSCILGFDRERGFSDEERTVLTALAGLIAQALERARRYENEAALARGLQEALLPHRLSTHPRVETAGCYLPGTQGMEVGGDWYDVVDAGEGLALVIGDVQGHGVQAAATMGQLRSAVRAFALGDHPPGEVMSSTNRLLIDLDPGQFASCCYIRLDPLTGIARAARAGHPQPLLRHPDGRTDVLDLPGGVVLGVAPKAEYPVTELRLEPGAVLALFTDGLVERAGHDIDEGIGALRTALTLAGGRGTPPQQPSLPRVAGLLTDRARRAADRPDDIALLLTRLRSCG; translated from the coding sequence ATGCATGGGAGCGCCGAGCGCGAGGGCCCGGCGCCCGGACCGCCGGGCGCGGTGCTGACCGGCGCCGTCGCGGACGCGCTGCGCGCGGTCACCGGCTTCGCCGGCGGGGTCTATCTGTGCTCCGGCAGACCCGGGGAGCTGCGGCTCTCGGTGCTCGCCGGACTGCCGGGCCCGCTGTTCCGGCCCTGGTGGCGGCTGACCGTGGACCGTCCGTTTCCCGCCGCGGACGCCTTCCGCACCCGGGTTCCGGTGGTGCTCGCCGACCCCACGGAGACGATGCGGCGCTATCCGCAGCTCGCGGCCGGGCTGCCGTTCCGGTTCGGCTCGCTGTACGTGCCGGTGACCGACGGCGCCCGGACCTACGGCGTGCTGACCGTGCTGCGGCCGAGCGCATCCCACCTCACCGAGGCGATGCCCGCCCGGGACCGGCTCGCCCCGATCGCGGACGCGCTGGGTGCCGCGCTCGGCGGGCTGGAGCGGGACGGGGTGCGGGTGGCGTGGGACGGCGAGCCCCGGTGCGTGCGCCCGCCCGCGGTCGGCGGCGGCACGCCCGGGGGCCGGGTCGGCCGCTTCACCTGGGACCCGGCGGGCGGCGAGGTCACCGTGGACGCCACGCTGCGGGCGCTGGCGGGCCTGGGCGCGGACGGCGGCGTACGGTCCGCGGAGGCGCTCGCCGAGGCGCTGGCGCCGGACGACGCGCACCTGGTGCTGGCCGCACTGCGCGAGGCGGCCGACGGCCCGGCACCGCCGGGGCTGCTGCGGGTACGCTCCGCCGAGGGCGCACGGCGGCTCCTGGAACTCCAGCCGCACGAGCCGGCGCACGCGAGCCCGGCCCTTCACGAACCGGTGCACGGGCGGCCGTCCGCGGACGAGCCTTCGCCCGGACGGCCGTCCGCGGACGAGCCCTCGCCCGGACGCCCGCACGGGGCGTCCCCGGCCGCCCCTCGGATCGGTGGTCTGGTCATCGATCCGGAGCCGGGCGCGGCGGCGGACGGCGCGGCCGATCTGCTGCCCGACGGGGTGTTCGCCTTCGACCGGCTCGGGCTGCTCACCTACGTCAACCCCCGGGCCGCCGAACTCCTCGGGCAGCGGCGGGAGCTGCTGCTCGGCCGGCAGCTGTGGGAGGCCGTGCCCTGGCTGGACCGTCCGGTGTACGAGGACCACATCCGGGCCTCGCTGCTCTCCGTCGAGCCGGTGCACTTCCAGGTCAGCCGCCCCCGGCCGGACGCCGCCTCCGGCGCCGGTACGGAACGGGGCCGGTCGGACGGCGACTGGCTGACGCTGTCGCTGTACCCCGGGCCGGACGTCGTCACCTGCCGCGTGGTGCCACTGGGCCGGGTCGCCGAGACGACCGAGGGCGCACCCGCCCCGGCCCCGGCGGACACCGTCACGCCGACGCACGCGCCCACCACCGAGGCGGCTCCGTCCGGTCTCCCCCCGGCCGTCGTCTCCACGGCCCCGGTGTACCGGCCCATCGTGCTGGCCATCGCCCTGACCGAGGCGCTGACCGCCCGGCAGGTCTCGGAGGTGGTGATGCGGGAGCTGCTGCCCGCCTTCGGGGGCGGCCGGCTCGCGATCTACCTCCTGCACGAGGACCGGCATCTGTACCTGGCCTGGGAGCACGGCTTCCCGCCGAAGTTCCTGCGCCCGTTCGAGGGCGTGGCCCTGGACGCGAGGCTGCCGGGCGTGGAGACGCTCACCGGCGGCCGCCCGCTGTTCTTCGAGTCGATGCACAAGCTCGCCGCCGCCTACCCGGGCATCCCGCTGGACGCCACCGAGGGCGCCCGCGCGTTCCTGCCGCTGATCGCCTCCGGCCGCCCGGTCGGCTCCTGCATCCTCGGCTTCGACCGCGAGCGCGGCTTCAGCGACGAGGAGCGCACGGTGCTCACCGCGCTCGCCGGACTGATCGCGCAGGCCCTGGAGCGGGCCCGGCGCTACGAGAACGAGGCGGCCCTGGCCCGCGGGCTCCAGGAGGCGCTGCTGCCGCACCGGCTGTCGACGCACCCCCGGGTGGAGACGGCGGGCTGCTATCTGCCCGGCACCCAGGGCATGGAGGTGGGCGGCGACTGGTACGACGTGGTCGACGCGGGTGAAGGGCTCGCGCTGGTGATCGGGGACGTCCAGGGGCACGGGGTGCAGGCCGCCGCGACGATGGGGCAACTGCGCAGCGCGGTACGGGCGTTCGCGCTCGGCGACCATCCGCCGGGCGAGGTGATGAGCAGCACCAACCGGCTGCTGATCGATCTGGACCCGGGGCAGTTCGCGAGTTGCTGCTACATCCGGCTCGACCCGCTCACCGGCATCGCCCGGGCCGCGCGCGCCGGTCATCCGCAGCCGCTGCTGCGCCATCCCGACGGCCGTACCGACGTCCTCGACCTGCCGGGCGGGGTGGTGCTCGGCGTGGCCCCGAAGGCGGAGTACCCGGTGACCGAACTGCGCCTGGAACCGGGGGCGGTGCTCGCCCTGTTCACCGACGGGCTGGTCGAGCGGGCGGGGCACGACATCGACGAGGGCATCGGCGCGCTGCGCACGGCCCTGACCCTGGCGGGCGGCCGCGGCACTCCCCCGCAGCAGCCCTCGCTGCCCCGGGTGGCCGGGCTGCTCACCGACCGGGCCCGGCGCGCCGCCGACCGCCCCGACGACATCGCGCTGTTGCTCACCCGGTTGCGGTCCTGCGGCTGA
- a CDS encoding Gfo/Idh/MocA family protein, whose product MRIGLLGTGPWARAAHAPALAAHPEVEFTGVWGRRPEAAAELAAPHGARAYDDVDALLADVDAVAVALPPSVQAELAVRAARAGRHLLLDKPVATTVAEARAVAEAVRAAGVASVVFFTTRFQSATEAWIAEQAARGGWFTARAEWLGAVFTGDSPYAASPWRREKGALWDVGPHALSVLMPVLGDVERVEAAGRGAGDTVHAVLRHVGGASSAVTLSLTAPVAAAGVSVELRGEAGVVGLPAASEGAVGAFGRAVDALVGAVGSGVVGGGAGACDVGFGVRVTEVLAEVEGVLGARG is encoded by the coding sequence ATGCGGATCGGACTGCTCGGCACGGGACCCTGGGCGCGCGCGGCGCACGCGCCCGCGCTCGCGGCGCACCCGGAGGTGGAGTTCACCGGGGTGTGGGGCCGGCGCCCCGAGGCGGCCGCGGAGCTGGCCGCCCCGCACGGCGCGCGCGCGTACGACGACGTCGACGCGCTCCTCGCGGACGTGGACGCGGTGGCCGTCGCCCTGCCCCCGTCCGTGCAGGCGGAACTCGCGGTCCGGGCCGCGCGGGCCGGGCGGCATCTGCTGCTGGACAAGCCCGTCGCGACCACCGTGGCCGAGGCGCGGGCGGTCGCGGAGGCGGTGCGCGCGGCGGGGGTGGCGTCGGTGGTGTTCTTCACCACCCGCTTCCAGTCGGCGACCGAGGCGTGGATCGCCGAGCAGGCCGCGCGGGGTGGGTGGTTCACGGCGCGGGCGGAGTGGCTCGGGGCGGTGTTCACCGGGGACAGTCCGTATGCCGCCTCGCCGTGGCGGCGGGAGAAGGGGGCGTTGTGGGACGTGGGGCCGCATGCGTTGTCCGTGCTGATGCCGGTGCTGGGGGATGTCGAGCGGGTGGAGGCGGCGGGGCGGGGGGCCGGGGACACGGTGCATGCGGTGTTGCGGCATGTGGGGGGCGCGTCGAGTGCGGTGACGCTGAGTCTGACGGCGCCGGTGGCTGCGGCGGGGGTCTCGGTGGAGTTGCGGGGGGAGGCGGGGGTGGTGGGGTTGCCCGCGGCTTCGGAGGGGGCGGTGGGGGCGTTCGGGCGGGCGGTCGACGCGTTGGTGGGTGCGGTGGGCTCGGGGGTGGTCGGTGGGGGTGCGGGTGCGTGTGATGTGGGGTTCGGGGTGCGGGTGACGGAGGTGCTGGCGGAGGTGGAGGGAGTGTTGGGGGCGCGGGGGTGA
- a CDS encoding winged helix DNA-binding domain-containing protein, whose protein sequence is MTTATVLDIRALNRATLARQRLLDRADAGVADTVAHLCGLQAQEPQEPFIGLWSRLARFDPAELDAALTGRTVVRTHLMRRTVHLVTADDALAWRSRHDAMLRQRAQGAYRRELAGVDLDELAAAGRAVMADGRARTMAELVAGVEDRWPGRPRRALGELLIAALVPMAQLPPRGLWRARAGVRNLPLAAWLGRDVEPLPDAAGDPVGQRLVRRYLAAYGPAATADLRAWCGLAGLPAAVKAVREELVSFRDARGRELLDLPGAPRPDPDTPAPVRFLPAFDNAILGYQDRGRIVDDAHLGLSVAGHRAVLVDGRVAATWTVREERLDVRPLRPLTAPEREAVTAEGRELAAFLDAAMDDVPAG, encoded by the coding sequence ATGACCACCGCCACCGTCCTGGACATACGCGCCCTCAACCGCGCGACCCTCGCCCGCCAGCGCCTGCTGGACCGCGCCGACGCCGGCGTCGCCGACACGGTCGCGCACCTGTGCGGGCTGCAGGCGCAGGAGCCGCAGGAGCCGTTCATCGGCCTGTGGTCCCGGCTGGCCCGCTTCGACCCCGCGGAACTGGACGCCGCGCTGACCGGCCGCACGGTGGTGCGCACGCACCTCATGCGCCGCACCGTGCACCTGGTGACCGCCGACGACGCGCTGGCCTGGCGCTCCCGCCACGACGCCATGCTGCGCCAGCGGGCGCAGGGCGCGTACCGGCGGGAGCTGGCCGGTGTCGACCTGGACGAGCTGGCGGCGGCCGGCCGTGCCGTGATGGCCGACGGGCGGGCGCGCACCATGGCCGAGCTCGTGGCGGGCGTCGAGGACCGCTGGCCCGGCCGGCCGCGCCGGGCGCTCGGTGAGCTGCTGATCGCGGCCCTGGTGCCGATGGCGCAGCTCCCGCCGCGCGGTCTGTGGCGGGCCAGGGCGGGCGTACGGAACCTGCCGCTGGCGGCGTGGCTGGGCCGGGACGTCGAGCCGCTGCCCGACGCAGCCGGCGACCCCGTCGGGCAGCGGCTGGTCCGCCGCTATCTCGCCGCCTACGGGCCCGCAGCGACCGCCGATCTGCGCGCCTGGTGCGGGCTGGCGGGGCTGCCCGCCGCGGTCAAGGCCGTGCGCGAGGAGCTGGTCTCCTTCCGCGACGCGCGCGGCCGGGAGCTCCTCGACCTGCCGGGCGCCCCGCGCCCGGACCCGGACACGCCCGCCCCCGTACGGTTCCTGCCCGCGTTCGACAACGCGATCCTCGGCTACCAGGACCGCGGCCGGATCGTCGACGACGCCCACCTCGGGCTGTCCGTGGCGGGGCACCGCGCGGTCCTCGTCGACGGGCGGGTCGCCGCCACCTGGACGGTGCGCGAGGAGCGGCTGGACGTGCGTCCGCTGCGCCCGCTCACCGCGCCGGAGCGGGAGGCCGTCACCGCCGAGGGCCGGGAGCTGGCCGCCTTCCTGGACGCGGCGATGGACGACGTCCCGGCCGGGTGA